The Dehalobacter sp. genome has a segment encoding these proteins:
- a CDS encoding KAP family NTPase — MPRYFDLTLSLLISCFLTVSLIFLTQGNSPHILSMVSYVFFYLLVFLITLAAIRIHQFFSKNKFSKNNLQEYKENCADSPIFNPADDIFERKYFAKKIADELLREEPTSNIVIAIEDDWGSGKTSLMNIIRFYLLEGSTESIVINFNPWSIISLNVLAESFISKLICALGKEKEIQNELADFLGIILRFKYSALDVHEIKSKLFPAANLSSKDLVEFDTKRHHINQLLQDSCKPIFIFIDDIDRLNPTEIRMLFQLIKATCNFSNLKYLVAYDPIPVQKALSYDDSYDGRKFLEKIVQQSYTLPHLNYIQRKNYANSLFKKVLAINNESIRPYEEEIITSGINLIARNLETPRAILRVVHNFKLSLSIREDVNIGDILSFELLRFMFPFSVKAIAERQRLFCINHQPVDQDYSDIVSEHINIKNTPGEEYLKYLVKHNNLDENLSHSFSQIMGTIFPNIINVHCDVDEGIRSCRIYTSNALQALLLKASGEHTFSTQLIKTFLNVPNKRESILKEIELKYSVSIPVWISHLKSFVPDGGNQIDDLIHNLMQFSLKVFNNMNIDCSNETSSLAIHAIKHVNPPSDKPTILENIFMYKYDIAVQEGILLDMLENLGVFNRGKLYPDKIVEENYYNEFNITTSFATRLMKIWLAHAEELLNDECSLSNQPNFLSILFRIGQLGSFDKVHKFVERIVLPKENNMKRFIELFDNSAPQGIDALLGPNLDQFMFTIRDKAAYKSFISQLERHSIISKIK; from the coding sequence ATGCCAAGATATTTTGATCTAACATTGTCGCTTCTTATTTCTTGCTTTCTCACAGTAAGTCTCATTTTCCTTACACAAGGCAATTCACCGCATATTCTGTCTATGGTTTCTTACGTCTTTTTTTACTTACTTGTTTTCCTAATAACCTTAGCAGCTATTCGTATACATCAATTCTTTTCCAAAAATAAGTTCTCTAAAAATAATCTTCAGGAATATAAAGAGAATTGCGCGGATTCTCCAATATTCAATCCGGCTGATGATATCTTCGAAAGGAAGTATTTTGCAAAGAAGATTGCAGATGAATTGCTCAGGGAAGAACCAACAAGTAATATAGTTATCGCAATTGAAGACGATTGGGGAAGTGGCAAAACTAGTTTAATGAATATAATTAGGTTCTATTTACTAGAGGGCTCTACTGAGTCGATAGTAATAAACTTTAATCCATGGTCAATCATTTCTTTAAACGTACTTGCAGAGAGCTTCATTTCTAAACTTATTTGTGCTCTCGGAAAGGAAAAAGAAATTCAAAATGAGCTTGCTGACTTTTTAGGAATCATTTTGCGGTTTAAATATTCAGCACTCGATGTACATGAAATTAAATCAAAGCTTTTCCCTGCAGCTAATTTGTCTAGTAAAGACTTGGTAGAGTTCGACACCAAAAGGCACCATATCAACCAATTGCTCCAAGATTCATGCAAGCCTATCTTCATATTTATTGATGATATTGATCGACTAAATCCAACTGAAATAAGAATGCTATTTCAACTTATTAAGGCTACATGCAATTTTAGTAATTTAAAATATTTAGTCGCTTATGATCCTATACCTGTTCAAAAAGCCTTGAGCTATGATGACAGTTATGATGGTCGCAAGTTTTTAGAAAAAATTGTCCAACAGTCTTATACTCTTCCGCATCTAAATTATATACAGCGCAAGAATTACGCCAACTCATTATTCAAGAAAGTCTTGGCAATTAATAATGAGTCGATAAGACCTTACGAAGAAGAAATTATAACCAGTGGAATTAACCTAATCGCAAGGAATCTTGAAACTCCAAGAGCTATCCTTAGAGTGGTGCATAACTTCAAGTTATCATTATCAATAAGAGAAGATGTGAATATAGGAGACATCCTATCTTTTGAGTTACTTCGCTTCATGTTTCCTTTTTCAGTGAAGGCTATTGCAGAGAGGCAAAGGCTTTTTTGTATAAATCACCAGCCTGTTGATCAGGACTATTCTGATATTGTATCCGAACATATTAATATTAAGAATACACCAGGCGAAGAATACCTAAAATATTTAGTTAAGCATAATAACCTAGATGAAAATTTATCCCATTCCTTTAGCCAGATTATGGGAACCATCTTTCCTAACATTATAAATGTTCATTGTGATGTCGACGAGGGCATCAGATCATGTAGAATTTACACCTCGAATGCACTCCAAGCCTTACTACTTAAGGCGTCAGGTGAGCATACTTTCTCTACGCAATTAATTAAAACTTTTCTAAATGTACCAAACAAGAGGGAATCAATTCTTAAAGAGATAGAACTAAAATACTCGGTATCAATACCGGTATGGATTTCTCATTTAAAAAGTTTTGTACCAGACGGCGGAAATCAAATAGATGATCTCATTCATAATTTAATGCAATTTTCGTTAAAAGTGTTTAATAATATGAATATAGATTGCAGTAATGAGACTTCTAGTCTTGCTATCCATGCTATTAAGCACGTTAATCCACCGTCGGATAAGCCGACCATTCTTGAAAACATCTTTATGTATAAGTATGATATTGCTGTCCAAGAAGGTATATTGCTAGATATGCTCGAAAATCTTGGCGTTTTTAACCGTGGTAAACTATACCCAGATAAGATAGTAGAGGAAAATTATTACAACGAGTTTAATATTACAACAAGCTTTGCAACTAGATTGATGAAGATTTGGCTGGCACATGCCGAAGAGCTCTTGAATGACGAGTGTTCACTTTCAAATCAGCCAAATTTTCTTAGTATTCTTTTTAGAATAGGGCAACTCGGTTCATTTGATAAAGTCCACAAGTTTGTAGAGAGGATTGTCCTCCCAAAAGAAAATAATATGAAAAGATTTATAGAGTTGTTTGACAATTCTGCACCGCAAGGCATCGACGCTTTGCTCGGACCAAACCTGGATCAGTTTATGTTTACAATAAGGGATAAGGCTGCTTATAAATCCTTCATTAGCCAATTAGAGCGACATAGTATTATTTCAAAAATTAAGTAG